The sequence CTTGCAACTCTCTGTATTGCGCTAAATCCAGGCGCAAAGTCCCTGAAACCTGCTTGGTCGCTTTGATTTGAGCGGCCCCTCCAACCCTTGAAACCGATAAGCCCACATTGATAGCCGGGCGGATCCCTGAATAAAACAAATCCGTTTCTAAGAAAATCTGTCCGTCTGTAATAGAAATGATATTCGTAGGGATATAGGCTGAAACATCGCCCGCTTGAGTTTCCACAATAGGGAGCGCGGTCAAAGAACCCGCACCCTTTTCATCGCAAAGTTTAGCCGCTCTTTCTAAAAGCCGTGAGTGGATATAAAACACATCTCCAGGAAAAGCCTCCCTACCTGGGGGTCTTCTCAAGATCAAAGAAATCTCTCTGTAAGCGACAGCATGCTTACTCAAATCATCATAAATGATTAGGGCATGGCGGGCATGATCTCTAAAGTATTCCCCCATAGCCACACCTGAATAAGGGGCTAAATATTGCATCGCAGCTGAATCGGAAGCCGAAGCGTTGATCACGACGCTGTATTCCATCGCTCCGTATTCTTCTAATTTGCGGACCACTTGTGCGACAGTGGATTCTTTTTGCCCAATAGCCACATAGATACAGATCACATTTTGCCCTTTTTGGTTAATGATCGCATCGATCGCTACGGTGGTTTTACCGGTTTGTTTATCCCCAATGATCAATTCCCTTTGCCCGCGCCCAATAGGCACCAACGCATCAATGGCTTTAATGCCTGTTTGCAAAGGCTCATGCACCGATTTTCTGTCCATAATGCCCGGGGCTTTTTGCTCTATTAGGCTAAATTCATTCGTTTCTATCTCACCCTTGCCATCAATAGGCTCACCCAAAGCGTTCAACACACGCCCCACAACCGCATCGCCAACAGGAACTTTCATCAAATTTTTCGTGCGTTTAACGCCAATCCCTTCTTTAATATTGTTGCCAAAACCAAACACAATCACGCCAACGCTGTCTTCTTCTAAGTTAGCCGCAACGCCTTTATCCCCTGTTTCAAACTCCAGCACTTCATACGACATCACACCATTTAAGCCATAAACCTTAGCCACACCATCAGCGTATGAAACGACTTTTCCTACTTCAGCCATATCGCAATCAAGTTCAAAATTCTTGATTTTTTCTTCAATAACCGAGCTGATTTCTTCCAATTTTAGTTGGGACATTATCTTTATCTCCTTAGATTGATTAAATAGATTGAATAACCTGTTTTTCTATTTTCTTTAAAATATCTTCTTTAGAAAAGCCTATTTCTAAATCCAGGCTTGAAACGCTCAAAGAAACCCCTTTTTTAGACCAAGTGTCTTGAGTGATTTCTACAGGAGCGTTAAAATGTGCTTGCAATTTTTGCTGCACAGATTCTAGTTCATTATTTTCAAGCTTTTCTGGGACTAAAAGCGTGGCTTCTAAAGTCTTTTTAGAATCAAAAGACAGATCTTGAGTGATCAATTCCAACACATCAAGCCTGTTATTTTTTAACACCACTTCCATTACAGGCTTTAACACTGAACATGCTTTTATAGAAGTTATTTTTTCTAAGATTTCAAACACAACCTCTTTTTTAACTTTTAAAGAAACATGGGCTAACACTTGGTTGAGTTTGTGCAATTTTATGGCTTCTGCCACATTTTTAAGCCCCACAACAATTTCTTCTAATAACGCTAAATCGCCTTTAGTGTGGTTTTTCAACGCCTTAGTATAATGATTAGCGATCACTTTTAAATCTTGCATTTAAAGCCTTTGTTTCAAAATATTCACGCAATCTTGTGCATTGAAAGACACTTTTTTGCTCTCTCTTAGATCTTTAAAAACGCTTTCAACCAGCTCTCTTTTGATCTTTTTAACTTCTAAATCCATCAACGCCTTAGAATTTTTGATCAAATTTTCCACATCCATTTTGGTTTGCAATTCGTATTTTTGCGTGATCATGTAAGCTTCTTTATTCGCATCAGAAATAATCAATTCCGCTTTTTCTTTGGCTTGCTCTAATTCTTTTAAGAGTTTTTTCTTATTTTCTTTACTCACTTTGAGTTGGGCTTGAATCTCTTCTAAGCGTTTGGAGATTTCAAGGCTTTTAGAGTGCAAAAATGAACGCAGTTTTTTAGCCAGAAAATACCACAAAATCCCCGCAAATAAGAGAAAATTTAAAGAACGCTCTATAATGTCTGTTTGTGAAATATCCAATCCAGTAGCACACAAAGGGCTTAAAAGGATCAAAAACCCTAACACCATTTTAACTAACACCATCTATCAACTCCCTAAACCCATAGCCACACGCTTGTTTAATTCGTCTTCAAATACCGGCATTTGCACTTGCAACTGCTCTTTTAGCACTTGCTTTTCATTTTGTAATTGCTTTGCAAACGCTTCAAACTCTTGACTGAGTTCGTTCTCTTTTTGCTTGATCACAGCGTCATAGGACTCTGTGGCTTTTTGAATCGCTTCTGCTATCATTTCCCTACGCTTTTCAGCCGCTTCTTTAAGAAGAGTTTCAATTTGATGACCAATCTCCACACTTTGGGCATTATCCGTTTTGATTTTAGCCAAGCTATCCTTTATCTCTGCCTGTCTGTTATCCATAAAAGCCAACAAAGGCCTATACACCCAAACATTCATCGCCCACAACAATAACACAAACACCACAAAAACGACCGCCATTAAATAGGGGTTAACCGATATATTCATAACCTATTTCTTTCCTAAAATCCTACAAAATATTTGAAACTCGCATTTGTTATAAAAACATTAACTCTATCTTAACAAAAAATCGCTTAAAAATTTAGAATATCTAAGCATTAAGACATCATTTTTTTCATAAAAGCCTCTAAAAGAGAATTTTCATAACATCGTAAAATGATTTTATTCCCTTTCAAAGCCGCTTTAAGCTTGTAACGATCCCACAAACTTTGATTAAAGCGTTCTAATTCATCTTCAGCGATGAGCGTTTGGGTTTCCTTGAAACCATGTTTTTTATTTTCACAATTTGCGTTTATTTTAAAATCACGCGCTAAATCTTCTGTCTGGCGCACGCTGAGTTTCTGCCCTATAATGGAATTTAAGATCAATTCTTGTTTTTCTTCATCCAAACCCACCAAGACTTTTGCATGCCCTGAAGTGATTTTTTCTTCTAAAAGAGCGTTTTGAACCTTAGAAGAGAGCGTCAATAAACGCATGATATTAGCCACATGGGCTCGGGATTTTTTAACGATTTTAGACAGCTCTTCTTGGGTCATTTGATAGCTTTCAAGCAATTCTTTATAAGATCTAGCCAACTCTAAAGGGTTTAAATCTTCGCGCTGGATATTTTCAATCAAAGCGACTTCACGCATTTTTTCTTGCTCAATATCCACAACAATCGCTTTAATCGTGGGCATTTTAGCCAATTTGCTCGCTCTTAAGCGCCTTTCACCAGCGATCAAATGGTAACGCCCGTTCTCACTCACCACTAAAACCGGTTGCAACAAACCATGCTCTTTAATGGATTGTGCTAATTCTTCTAAAGAATCTTCGCTAAAGACCTTTCTGGGCTGGTAGGGATTAGGCATCACCTCATCAATACCAAGCTCCACAACCCGATTCGCTCTTTCATACAGCCCCTGCTCATACACTTCATTGATTTCAGGGAAAATATCCGCTAAACCCCTACCCAACACTTTATTTTTTGCCATATGCTACCCTTGAAGAATGCTTTGAGCTAATTTTTGATAAGCGATACTGCCATTAGATTTAATATCATAGAGCAAAATGGGCTTACCAAAGCTAGGCGATTCCGCTAGTTTCACGCTTTTAGGGATCATAATATACTCTCCTGTAGCTGAATCTCTAAAAAACTCTGAGTCAAAATACTTAAACAATTCCGCTAAAACCCCTTTTGTCAAATTGAGCTGAGGGACATGCATTGTGGGTAAAAAACCTCTGATTTTGAGCTTAGGGTTCGTGTTTTTTTGCAGCATTCTAATGGTGTTAAGCAATAATTTAGTGCCTTCAAGGGCGAAAAATTCGCATTGGATAGGAATGATCACCGAATGGGCTGCTGAAAGCGAATTGATCGTGAGAGGCCCTAGAGCTGGTGGGGAATCAATAATAATATAATCATAAAGCCCCACCACGCTCTCTAAGGCGTTTTTGAGCATGAGCTCGCCTCGTTTATTCTCATCTTGGCTATCATAAAAGGTTTTTTCAAACCCGGCTAAACCCAAATTAGAAGGCACTAGATCCAAAAAAGGCATTTGGGTTTTTAAGATTACTTGAGAAATTTGCTTACGGCCAATCAACACATGATAAATATCATAATCAATTTTATCGCGCCTAAAACCCAAGCTTGAAGTGGCGTTGGCTTGAGGGTCAAAATCAATCAGCAAGATTTTTTTTTCATGCACCGCTAAAGAAGCCGCTAAATTAACCGCCGTTATTGTTTTGCCCACACCCCCTTTTTGATTAGCCACTGCAATGATTTCACTCATCATACTCACATCCTATCATAAATCTTACCTTTAATACAAATGCGGCCGTCTTCTAACAATTCCGCATCTTTCAAACTCATCGCTTCACCGCAATCATTATGGAAGCTAAAAGAGTTGTTTTTATGGAATTCTAACGCATACTTACTTAAAACTTCCCCCCAAAAAAGATTTTCTTCTATTTTTTTTAAAAAGCCCTCCATAATCAAACCATCGCTCACGCCAATATCTAAACATGCCCACTTCTGTGAAACCCTATTCACGCCAATGCCGCACACCCGCATGTCTTTATAAACATTAACCAGCACGCCCCCTATTTTTTGACTCCCTAAATACAAATCGTTAGGCCATTTAAGCCAGGTTTGAGAGCCTAAATCTTTTAAAACTTCTTTGAATAAAAACCCTAAATACAAAGCGTTCGCTTGCATGGGTAAATCGTTAGGCAAATCGCTTGCGTTTAAAGCGAGCGAAAAAGTCAAAGCGCTTTTTGCGCCCTCCCAAATATTCCCTCTACTGCCTATCCCAGCGCTTTGGTTTTTAGCCACGATCAAAATAGGTGCTTTGAGTTCGTTATTTTTGAGTTTTTCTAAAAGATAGATTTGCGTGGAAGGCAGGCTATCAAAAACCCTTTTTTCACATTGTCTCATGCCAAAATACCGCCTATTTTCAAACGCTTGCCATTCAAATAATCCTTCGCTTTCAAAGGCTTTTTACCCACCGCTTGCAACCTTGCTATACGCACGCTACCTTTCAAGCAACCCACAAGAACGCCTTTTTCATCAATTTCTAAAATCTCGCCTTCCTTGTGGCTCTTTTCATTCTCCACCAACTCCACTTCTAAAAGTTTAAGGCTGTTTTCTAAAAAGATTTCTGGCCAACTCTTAAATGCAAGCGATTTTAAAAACAAGCTTTTAGCGTCTTTAAAACCCACTAAACCATCGGCTTTGGTGATTTTTTTACAAAAAGTAGCCTGTGCGTGATCTTGAGGCTTTCTTGTGATGGAAGAGAAATTTTTGAGCGTTGAAAGGAGTAAGGCTGCCCCCATATGCGCTAATTTTAAACTTAAAGCGTCTAAATCCAAGTATTCCTCCCTCAAAAACGAAGCGCTCTCTAAAATATCCCCGCTATCTAGCCCCACATCCATAAGCATGGTGCTTATGCCATAGATCTTATCGTCATTGAGTATCATCTCATGGATGGGCGAAGCCCCCCTGTATTTAGGCAATAACGACGCATGCAAATTGATGCAAGGAGCGATGGTTAAAACCTCTTTAGGCAAAATCTTACCATAAGCCACCACCACGATAAAATCAGGCTTTAGATCTTTTAAAATTTGAACTTCAGGCTCTTTCAAACTTTGTGGCTGGAAAATGGGGATATTTAAATGATTTTCTAGAATGTATGTTTTGGTCTCTGGGGCTTTCAATTCCTTTTTACGCCCAAAAGGTTTATCCATTTGAGTGAATAGCCCCACCACTTCTATGCCTTTATTTTCAACTAACGCCCTTAAGATCACTTCAGCAAACCCCGGCGTTCCCATAAATACGATGCGCATGTTACCAACCCTTAATTTTTATCTTTTGTAATACCATACTTTCTTTCTCTATTTTTAAAAGCTTCTTCGCCCCCCTCTAATTTCAATAAATCATCTCTATATGCATCGCTCTCAATCATAAAAGACTGTGCAACTATCTTATTATTCTCATTTTTTAACTGAATAATTAGCTCTGCATCAGCGTTCAAAACAAAATTAGCGTTATGGGTGGCAAAAATAATTTGTCTTTTTTGCTTCTGCTTTTTAATTAGAGTAACTAAATAATTAGCGATTAAGGTGCTATCCAAGTGCGCTTCTGGCTCATCAATAATGATGGGGTTATTCCCTAAAGATAAAAGGACAACCAATACAGCAGTGCATTTTTGCCCAAAGGAAGTCTTGTTTAAAACTCTTTTGTCATAACGGACTTCAAAAATTTTATATTTTTCAACATTCCTTAAATGTTTGAGAATGAGAAGCCGATAGATTTGAAAATGAATTTCTCTATCAAATATATCTTTCATGGTTTCATAAAATGCCGCTTTTTTATTTTCAATTCGGCTATCAAGCTTTTCTATAAATTCTGCGTGTTGCATACCTGTAACATTTTTTAATTCAATTTCTTTTAAATATTCCTTGATTTTTGATTGGTGTCTTTGGGTATTAAAACCCTTATCCACCAACTTATCAAAATCCTCAAAAACCTCTTCAAAAATATCTTCATTCAAACGATATTCTATGGTAATTGGTTTCACTTCTTTGTGATTTTTTGAAATTTCTTCAAAAGCCGAATTGATTTTGCTTAATTTCTCATTGATTTGATCTTTAAATTCTTCAATATTTTTATCCATATCTTCATAAGAAAAATTCTCTATTTTGTTAGCGTTCTCTTTTATTTCATGCTTTAAATCATTAATATCCATTTTTATTTTTGCTAAATGGTCATTAGCGTTTCTAATATCTCCTATACTTTCATCGCTCACGCCTTTTTCTTTAAGAAATTCCCTAATCTCTTGGCTCAATGCTTCGTGTTCTGCTCCTAGCGTCCTTATTTTCTCATCTTCGCTATTAAAACACCCATTTTCTCTATTTGTATCTATTTCTTCAATTTTCTTGCAAATATCTTGTTTGAGCTGGTTATAGACTTTATCATAGTTATTTTTTTCTTCCATGTTTTCTTTTGAATCAAAATTCACAACCCGTTTTAATTCTTTAATAAAAGTCCAAAATCCCTCTTTAGATTGTTTTAAATCAATTAGCGATTGGTATTTTGCTTGCAATTTGGTTTTTTTATCCAAATAGTCTTTATCTGTAAAAGCATCTACAATGCTTTGGTATTTCTTTCTTATTTTCTCGCTCTCTTTTAGTTGTTCTTCTAGCTTATTCTTTTCTTGCCAATATGCGATTTGCTCATCAAATTTTTCAATGCTTTCTTTGATTTGCTTTTCTAACTCCTTAAGTTTTCCACCTGACTTGCTATCTATTCTGTTAAAAATAGCCTCCGTGAATTTTGAGACATTAGTTGCAAATTCTTCTACCTCATTTTGAGCTAAATACTCTACGCTATCCATTATGTCTATGTCTGGCTGTATCTCTATATATTTTTGAATCGTTTCATGCTTTAAGCCTTTAACAAAACTTTTATTTTTAATTGCTGAGGCTATCAATTGCAATAAAGTGCTTTTACCGCTCCCTCTACCCCCTATCACACAAGTAAAGTTCGGACTAAAAAATAGCGTTTCATTAAATCCTGCATAACAAAAAGGAGTATCATCTTGTTCATTGGTGGTTTTTACTTCTTCATCAAAGTTTAACCCTACACTATCTATCTTATACAAAGGATCTTGAGGTTTCTCTTCATCAATACTCACTCTTGTTTCTGGCTCATAAATAATTTGTTTTAACCCTTCAAAGGTTTTTTCAGCCTTTATCCAAGTGTATTTTTTCCCTATTTGCTCCTCTTTGTGGGCATCGCTACTCTGTAAAAGAGGTTTGTTATATCCAAGCCAAAATTCTCTATCCTTTTTAAGATTTTCTTGGTTATTTGATGAGTGGATTAAAAAATGCGACTTATTAATGATTTTTTGATAAATAGTCTCATTGCGACCACCTTTTTCAAGAAACTCACATTCAATACTGCCATGCCCTCTTGATAAAAACCCTAATAAATACTTTCCTCTCAATTTTAAAGACTCTTTCTCTAAACATTCCAACAATTGATCAAAATTAACTACCGCTTTATT is a genomic window of Helicobacter pylori oki112 containing:
- the soj gene encoding chromosome partitioning ATPase Soj — protein: MSEIIAVANQKGGVGKTITAVNLAASLAVHEKKILLIDFDPQANATSSLGFRRDKIDYDIYHVLIGRKQISQVILKTQMPFLDLVPSNLGLAGFEKTFYDSQDENKRGELMLKNALESVVGLYDYIIIDSPPALGPLTINSLSAAHSVIIPIQCEFFALEGTKLLLNTIRMLQKNTNPKLKIRGFLPTMHVPQLNLTKGVLAELFKYFDSEFFRDSATGEYIMIPKSVKLAESPSFGKPILLYDIKSNGSIAYQKLAQSILQG
- a CDS encoding F0F1 ATP synthase subunit B, which produces MVLVKMVLGFLILLSPLCATGLDISQTDIIERSLNFLLFAGILWYFLAKKLRSFLHSKSLEISKRLEEIQAQLKVSKENKKKLLKELEQAKEKAELIISDANKEAYMITQKYELQTKMDVENLIKNSKALMDLEVKKIKRELVESVFKDLRESKKVSFNAQDCVNILKQRL
- a CDS encoding biotin--[acetyl-CoA-carboxylase] ligase; translation: MRQCEKRVFDSLPSTQIYLLEKLKNNELKAPILIVAKNQSAGIGSRGNIWEGAKSALTFSLALNASDLPNDLPMQANALYLGFLFKEVLKDLGSQTWLKWPNDLYLGSQKIGGVLVNVYKDMRVCGIGVNRVSQKWACLDIGVSDGLIMEGFLKKIEENLFWGEVLSKYALEFHKNNSFSFHNDCGEAMSLKDAELLEDGRICIKGKIYDRM
- a CDS encoding F0F1 ATP synthase subunit delta produces the protein MQDLKVIANHYTKALKNHTKGDLALLEEIVVGLKNVAEAIKLHKLNQVLAHVSLKVKKEVVFEILEKITSIKACSVLKPVMEVVLKNNRLDVLELITQDLSFDSKKTLEATLLVPEKLENNELESVQQKLQAHFNAPVEITQDTWSKKGVSLSVSSLDLEIGFSKEDILKKIEKQVIQSI
- a CDS encoding ParB/RepB/Spo0J family partition protein — its product is MAKNKVLGRGLADIFPEINEVYEQGLYERANRVVELGIDEVMPNPYQPRKVFSEDSLEELAQSIKEHGLLQPVLVVSENGRYHLIAGERRLRASKLAKMPTIKAIVVDIEQEKMREVALIENIQREDLNPLELARSYKELLESYQMTQEELSKIVKKSRAHVANIMRLLTLSSKVQNALLEEKITSGHAKVLVGLDEEKQELILNSIIGQKLSVRQTEDLARDFKINANCENKKHGFKETQTLIAEDELERFNQSLWDRYKLKAALKGNKIILRCYENSLLEAFMKKMMS
- a CDS encoding TrlF family AAA-like ATPase yields the protein MGNKDQNKGSSWHKWDLHVHTPYTHLNKAYQCSEDEFIQKLCGSEIDCIGLTNYFKFDEKEFDLKEKIEKEGIKVFYNLEVRLDYKNNRNEFLDFHIIFSDKVTQQEIDNFLRNADANVGGTEKRLADLKENDFNKAVVNFDQLLECLEKESLKLRGKYLLGFLSRGHGSIECEFLEKGGRNETIYQKIINKSHFLIHSSNNQENLKKDREFWLGYNKPLLQSSDAHKEEQIGKKYTWIKAEKTFEGLKQIIYEPETRVSIDEEKPQDPLYKIDSVGLNFDEEVKTTNEQDDTPFCYAGFNETLFFSPNFTCVIGGRGSGKSTLLQLIASAIKNKSFVKGLKHETIQKYIEIQPDIDIMDSVEYLAQNEVEEFATNVSKFTEAIFNRIDSKSGGKLKELEKQIKESIEKFDEQIAYWQEKNKLEEQLKESEKIRKKYQSIVDAFTDKDYLDKKTKLQAKYQSLIDLKQSKEGFWTFIKELKRVVNFDSKENMEEKNNYDKVYNQLKQDICKKIEEIDTNRENGCFNSEDEKIRTLGAEHEALSQEIREFLKEKGVSDESIGDIRNANDHLAKIKMDINDLKHEIKENANKIENFSYEDMDKNIEEFKDQINEKLSKINSAFEEISKNHKEVKPITIEYRLNEDIFEEVFEDFDKLVDKGFNTQRHQSKIKEYLKEIELKNVTGMQHAEFIEKLDSRIENKKAAFYETMKDIFDREIHFQIYRLLILKHLRNVEKYKIFEVRYDKRVLNKTSFGQKCTAVLVVLLSLGNNPIIIDEPEAHLDSTLIANYLVTLIKKQKQKRQIIFATHNANFVLNADAELIIQLKNENNKIVAQSFMIESDAYRDDLLKLEGGEEAFKNRERKYGITKDKN
- the atpA gene encoding F0F1 ATP synthase subunit alpha — encoded protein: MSQLKLEEISSVIEEKIKNFELDCDMAEVGKVVSYADGVAKVYGLNGVMSYEVLEFETGDKGVAANLEEDSVGVIVFGFGNNIKEGIGVKRTKNLMKVPVGDAVVGRVLNALGEPIDGKGEIETNEFSLIEQKAPGIMDRKSVHEPLQTGIKAIDALVPIGRGQRELIIGDKQTGKTTVAIDAIINQKGQNVICIYVAIGQKESTVAQVVRKLEEYGAMEYSVVINASASDSAAMQYLAPYSGVAMGEYFRDHARHALIIYDDLSKHAVAYREISLILRRPPGREAFPGDVFYIHSRLLERAAKLCDEKGAGSLTALPIVETQAGDVSAYIPTNIISITDGQIFLETDLFYSGIRPAINVGLSVSRVGGAAQIKATKQVSGTLRLDLAQYRELQAFTQFASDLDEASKKQLERGQRMVEVLKQAPYSPLPIEKQVVIIYAGAKGFLDSVSVKKVVDFEEQLHPFLEAKYPQVLEEIHTKKVLDKDLEAMLRKVLEEFKLTYSE
- the fmt gene encoding methionyl-tRNA formyltransferase, yielding MRIVFMGTPGFAEVILRALVENKGIEVVGLFTQMDKPFGRKKELKAPETKTYILENHLNIPIFQPQSLKEPEVQILKDLKPDFIVVVAYGKILPKEVLTIAPCINLHASLLPKYRGASPIHEMILNDDKIYGISTMLMDVGLDSGDILESASFLREEYLDLDALSLKLAHMGAALLLSTLKNFSSITRKPQDHAQATFCKKITKADGLVGFKDAKSLFLKSLAFKSWPEIFLENSLKLLEVELVENEKSHKEGEILEIDEKGVLVGCLKGSVRIARLQAVGKKPLKAKDYLNGKRLKIGGILA
- a CDS encoding FoF1 ATP synthase subunit B', whose translation is MNISVNPYLMAVVFVVFVLLLWAMNVWVYRPLLAFMDNRQAEIKDSLAKIKTDNAQSVEIGHQIETLLKEAAEKRREMIAEAIQKATESYDAVIKQKENELSQEFEAFAKQLQNEKQVLKEQLQVQMPVFEDELNKRVAMGLGS